The following are encoded together in the Jaculus jaculus isolate mJacJac1 chromosome 3, mJacJac1.mat.Y.cur, whole genome shotgun sequence genome:
- the LOC101602055 gene encoding olfactory receptor 6-like, with amino-acid sequence MQVMNITLVSEFILVGFPTAPWLQVLLFFLFLVVYLLIIAENLVIMFTVVVTGSLHKPMYYFLSSLSFLELWYVSVTVPKMLDGFLLQRRRISFAGCMTQLYFFISLACTECVLLAAMAYDRYVAICHPLQYPVIMTTAYCVQLVALSYVTGFMITVIKVYFISHVAFCGTNVMNHFFCDISPILKLACKDFSTAELVDFALAIVILIFPLTTTVLSYVYIVSAILRIPSTQGRKKAFSTCASHLTVVIIYYTAMIFMYARPRAIASFNSNKLISAVYAVLTPMLNPFIYCLRNQEVKNAIKKTLGGGRGFLLS; translated from the coding sequence ATGCAGGTCATGAACATCACTCTGGTCAGTGAGTTCATCCTGGTGGGCTTCCCCACAGCCCCGTGGCTGCAGGTcctgctcttcttcctcttccttgtgGTGTATCTGCTCATTATAGCAGAGAATCTTGTTATCATGTTCACCGTTGTGGTCACTGGCTCCCTCCATAAGCCCATGTACTATTTCCTGAGCAGCCTGTCTTTCCTGGAGCTCTGGTATGTGTCTGTCACAGTGCCCAAGATGCTGGATGGATTCCTCCTGCAGAGGCGGCGCATCTCCTTCGCAGGCTGCATGACCCAGCTCTACTTCTTTATCTCACTGGCCTGCACAGAGTGTGTGCTCCTGGCAGCCATGGCCTATGACCGCTACGTGGCCATCTGTCACCCTCTCCAATACCCTGTCATCATGACCACAGCTTACTGCGTGCAGCTGGTGGCCCTCTCCTATGTGACTGGCTTCATGATAACTGTGATCAAAGTCTATTTCATTTCTCATGTCGCTTTCTGTGGCACCAACGTCATGAACCACTTTTTCTGTGACATCTCACCAATCCTCAAGCTGGCATGTAAGGACTTTTCCACAGCTGAGTTGGTAGACTTCGCTTTGGCAATTGTcattctcattttccctctcACAACCACTGTCCTCTCTTATGTCTACATTGTGTCTGCCATTCTGCGTATACCCTCCACCCAGGGGAGGAAGAAGGCCTTCTCCACCTGTGCATCCCACCTCACTGTGGTCATAATTTATTACACTGCCATGATTTTCATGTATGCCAGGCCCAGGGCTATTGCATCCTTTAATTCAAACAAACTAATCTCAGCTGTGTATGCAGTGCTCACGCCCATGCTCAATCCTTTTATCTACTGCCTGAGGAACCAGGAAGTCAAGAATGCAATCAAGAAGACCTTAGGGGGTGGCCGGGGCTTCCTGCTCAGCTGA
- the LOC101601766 gene encoding olfactory receptor 226 — MERRNHSGRVSEFVLLGFPAPAPLRALLFSLSLLAYVLVLTENALIITAIKNHPTLHKPMYFFLANMSFLEIWYVTVTIPKMLSGFMGSRQSHGQLISFEGCMTQLYFFLGLGCTECVLLAVMAYDRYVAICHPLHYAVIVSSRLCVHLAAGSWAGGFGISMVKVFLISRLSYCGPNTINHFFCDVSPLLNLSCTDMSTAELTDFILAIFILLGPLCVTGASYMAITGAVMRIPSAAGRHKAFSTCASHLTVVIIFYAASIFIYARPKALSAFDTNKLVSVLYAVIVPLLNPIIYCLRNQEVKRALRRTLHLYQDRDANAKKSGRAG; from the coding sequence ATGGAGCGGAGGAACCACAGTGGGCGAGTGAGTGAATTTGTGTTGCTGGGCTTCCCCGCTCCAGCACCACTAAGAGCACtgttattttccctttctctgttgGCCTATGTGTTGGTTCTGACTGAAAATGCACTCATCATTACAGCAATTAAGAACCACCCCACCCTCCACAAACCCATGTATTTCTTTCTGGCAAACATGTCCTTCCTGGAGATCTGGTATGTCACTGTCACAATCCCCAAGATGCTGTCTGGCTTCATGGGATCCAGGCAGAGCCATGGACAGCTCATCTCCTTCGAGGGCTGCATGACGCAGCTCTACTTTTTCCTGGGCTTGGGCTGCACTGAGTGTGTCCTGCTTGCTGTCATGGCCTATgaccgctatgtggccatctgTCATCCTCTCCACTATGCTGTCATTGTCAGCAGCCGGCTGTGTGTGCACCTGGCAGCtggctcctgggctggagggttTGGTATCTCCATGGTCAAAGTTTTTCTTATTTCTCGCCTCTCTTACTGTGGTCCCAACACCATCAACCACTTTTTCTGTGATGTGTCCCCACTGCTCAACCTCTCGTGCACTGACATGTCCACAGCAGAGCTCACAGACTTCATCCTGGCCATTTTTATCCTTCTGGGGCCACTCTGTGTCACAGGGGCCTCTTACATGGCCATCACCGGCGCGGTGATGCGCATCCCTTCCGCTGCTGGACGCCATAAAGCCTTCTCGACCTGTGCCTCGCACCTCACTGTTGTGATCATCTTCTATGCAGCCAGTATCTTTATCTATGCCCGGCCTAAGGCACTGTCGGCGTTCGACACGAACAAGCTGGTCTCTGTGCTCTATGCCGTCATTGTACCGCTGCTCAACCCCATCATTTACTGCTTGCGCAACCAAGAGGTCAAAAGAGCCCTTCGTCGTACACTGCACCTGTACCAAGACCGGGATGCGAATGCCAAGAAATCTGGCAGAGCTGGGTGA